Proteins co-encoded in one Chrysemys picta bellii isolate R12L10 chromosome 13, ASM1138683v2, whole genome shotgun sequence genomic window:
- the LOC135975455 gene encoding olfactory receptor 6E1-like → MENRTVVMEFILLGFTNDHRLQLLICLVLLVAYLFTIAGNILIITITLVDRRLQTPMYYFLRNFSLLEISFTSVIIPKALANMALGGQTISLIGCFAQSVLYFILGTTEFLLLAVMSFDRYVAICNPLQYTAIMSGQVCTLLALGSWIGGILFIIAPMIVQYT, encoded by the coding sequence ATGGAGAACCGAACTGTGGTGATGGAGTTCATCCTCTTGGGTTTCACCAATGACCACCGCCTACAGCTCCTGATTTGTCTGGTGCTCCTAGTCGCTTATCTCTTTACCATCGCGGGCAACATTCTTATCATCACTATCACCCTGGTGGACCGGCGTCTCCAAACCCCGATGTACTACTTCCTCCGGAACTTCTCCCTCCTGGAAATCAGCTTCACCTCTGTTATCATCCCCAAAGCATTGGCCAACATGGCATTAGGCGGTCAAACCATTTCTTTGATTGGGTGTTTTGCTCAATCCGTTCTCTATTTTATCCTGGGTACCACCGAGTTCCTTCTGTTAGCAGTCATGTCCTTTGATAGATATGTGGCCATCTGCAACCCTCTACAATACACAGCCATCATGAGCGGTCAAGTCTGCACTCTCTTGGCGTTGGGCTCCTGGATTGGAGGCATATTGTTTATTATTGCTCCGATGATTGTACAGTACACCTGA
- the LOC103306832 gene encoding LOW QUALITY PROTEIN: olfactory receptor 6T1-like (The sequence of the model RefSeq protein was modified relative to this genomic sequence to represent the inferred CDS: inserted 2 bases in 1 codon; deleted 2 bases in 1 codon), with protein MGNQTRVTEFILLGFPNLRGLQVLLFIVLLLTYVLTVTGNLVILLLILSDQRLRTHMYFFLGNLSFLELVLTTVIIPKLXILAGRVHISFASCMTQSYIYFLLGTTDFFLLAVMSFDCYQAICNPLRYEAIMSSKVCTQLVLGSWIGGFLCVLFPTVTLTRLTFCGPNTIDHFFCDSWPLLQLSCSDTRLLERVDFVLSSFVLLSSLAFTTVSYTYIISTILRIPSSSERRRAFSTCSSHLTVVVMVYGSSIFLYVRPSWGKSLLLNKMAATLSCIVTPLLNPFIFSLRNDKVKEVLQDAFRQHKVKFSQRV; from the exons ATGGGAAACCAAACTCGGGTGACAGAATTTATTCTCCTGGGGTTCCCCAATCTACGGGGGTTGCAGGTCCTGCTCTTCATTGTCCTCTTGTTGACCTATGTGCTTACAGTAACCGGAAACTTGGTCATTCTTCTGTTgatactgagtgaccagagactT CGCACCCACATGTATTTCTTTCTGGGGAACTTGTCCTTTCTGGAGCTAGTGTTAACCACAGTCATCATTCCAAAATT CATCCTCGCTGGGAGAGTCCACATCTCCTTTGCTAGTTGCATGACCCAGTCCTATATCTACTTCCTTTTGGGAACCACCGATTTCTTCCTTCTGGCTGTCATGTCCTTCGACTGTTACCAAGCCATCTGCAACCCGCTGCGGTATGAAGCCATCATGAGCAGCAAAGTCTGTACCCAGCTTGTCCTGGGTTCATGGATAGGCGGCTTCCTGTGTGTCCTCTTCCCGACAGTTACGCTAACCAGGTTGACCTTCTGTGGGCCCAACACCATCGACCACTTCTTCTGTGATAGCTGGCCCCTCCTGCAGCTTTCCTGCTCTGACACCCGACTCCTCGAACGGGTGGACTTTGTGCTGTCCTCCTTCGTGCTGCTAAGCTCCTTGGCATTCACCACGGTCTCGTACACCtacatcatctccaccatcctgaggatACCATCCTCCTCAGAGAGGCGgagagccttctccacctgctcttcCCACTTGACTGTGGTGGTGATGGTGTACGGCAGCTCCATATTCCTCTATGTCAGGCCATCGTGGGGAAAGTCTTTGCTTCTCAATAAAATGGCTGCGACCTTGAGTTGCATCGTGACACCTTTGCTGAACCCCTTCATTTTTAGCCTCAGGAATGACAAGGTGAAGGAGGTTTTGCAGGATGCTTTCCGGCAGCATAAGGTGAAATTTTCCCAGAGGGTGTGA